Proteins from one Juglans microcarpa x Juglans regia isolate MS1-56 chromosome 1S, Jm3101_v1.0, whole genome shotgun sequence genomic window:
- the LOC121247569 gene encoding uncharacterized protein LOC121247569 yields MTDNGRNDDDTITSVDTSVEKLPNHLLIEVFIRVPVSDWVQVSCVKKEWANLFRGECLWQAALVKLYPLAGQTKKWPGPIPRGPSRRRFTALYISKHMFALDGEIDELVGHIYLFLKEQLELSTMPPPSGILHGTMIDQFIACGKSSDMAHELASQIWLAVVDGLEENEHTFCLLKNLAQEGDVFLPYPYSISSKVQWRVFEKLFTDFRDCFSRVDYYDVLACAKNKFQPIPSAWLGY; encoded by the exons ATGACAGATAATGGTAGAAATGATGATGACACAATAACATCGGTTGATACCTCTGTTGAAAAGCTTCCCAATCATCTCCTGATAGAAGTTTTCATTCGAGTTCCTGTCTCAGATTGGGTACAAGTATCTTGTGTGAAAAAGGAGTGGGCCAATCTGTTTCGTGGAGAATGCTTGTGGCAAGCTGCTCTAGTCAAGCTTTACCCTTTGGCTGGCCAAACTAAAAAGTGGCCTGGACCTATCCCTCGAGGGCCGAGCAGAAG GAGATTCACAGCTTTATACATTAGTAAACACATGTTTGCTCTGGATGGTGAGATAGACGAGCTTGTGGGCcacatttatttgtttttgaaagaGCAACTTGAGCTTTCCACTATGCCACCTCCTTCAGGGATACTTCATGGAACAATGATAG ATCAATTTATTGCTTGTGGCAAATCAAGTGACATGGCCCATGAGCTAGCTTCACAGATCTGGCTGGCCGTTGTTGACGGTTTGGAGGAAAATGAACACACGTTTTGCTTGCTTAAAAATCTTGCACAGGAGGGCGAT GTTTTTCTTCCATACCCATACTCTATATCAAGCAAAGTCCAATGGAGGGTGTTTGAAAAGCTGTTCACCGATTTCCGTGACTGCTTTAGTCGTGTGGATTACTATGATGTATTGGCATGCGCCAAGAACAAGTTTCAGCCGATACCATCAGCTTGGTTAGGTTACTAG
- the LOC121245924 gene encoding pyrophosphate-energized membrane proton pump 3-like — translation MDDELENGNLRPYVDRPRTFPNMRNKAYNPLIFRILMGINVRVLLILLLLGFGVIFYIGAKTSPIIVFVFSVCIISFLLSIYLTKWVLSKDEGPPEMVQISDAIRDGAEGFFRTQYGTISKMALLLALVILSIYLFRSPTPQQESSGLGRSTSAYITVAAFLLGALCSGIAGYVGMWVSVRANVRVSSAARRSAREALQIAVRAGGFSALVVVGMAVIGIAILYSTFYVWLRVDSLDSMKVIDLPLLLVGYGFGASFVALFAQLGGGIFTKAADVGADLVGKVEQGIPEDDPRNPAVIADLVGDNVGDCAARGADLFESIAAEIISAMILGGTMAKQCKIEDPSGFILFPLVVHSFDLVISSIGILSIRGTRNSGSKSPIEDPMAILQKGYNLTIVLSVLTFGLSTRWLLYTERAPSAWFNFALCGLVGIITAYVFVSITKYYTDYKHEPVRTLALASSTGHATNIIAGVSLGLESTALPVLVISISIVSAFWLGQTSGLLDEAGNPTGGLFGTAVATMGMLSTAAYILTMDMFGPIADNAGGIVEMSQQPESVREITDVLDAVGNTTKATTKGFAIGSAALASFLLFSAYMDEVAAFAQEPFKQVDIAIPEVFVGGLLGSMLIFLFSAWACSAVGRTAQEVVNEVRRQFIERPGIMDYKEKPDYGRCVAIVASASLREMIKPGALAIVSPIVVGLSFRILGYYTGHPLLGAKVVAAMLMFATVSGILMALFLNTAGGAWDNAKKYIETGALGGKGSDCHKAAVTGDTVGDPFKDTAGPSLHVLIKMLATITLVMAPIFL, via the exons ATGGATGACGAATTGGAGAATGGTAATCTCAGGCCTTACGTGGACAGGCCAAGGACTTTCCCTAACATGCGTAATAAGGCTTATAACCCGTTG ATTTTTCGAATTCTCATGGGAATAAATGTTCGTGTTCTTTTGATACTTCTACTCTTGGGATTTGGAGTGATCTTTTACATTGGAGCAAAAACTTCTCCGATCATTGTGTTTGTCTTCTCAGTGTGTATCATCAGCTTCCTTCTGTCCATATATCTTACAAAGTGGGTACTCTCAAAGGATGAGGGGCCTCCTGAGATGGTTCAG ATATCAGATGCAATACGAGATGGAGCTGAAGGATTCTTCAGGACCCAATATGGGACTATCTCCAAGATGGCATTGTTACTAGCACTGGTTATCTTGTCCATATATTTGTTTCGCAGCCCAACTCCCCAACAAGAATCTTCCGGCCTAGGAAG GTCAACTTCTGCATATATCACTGTTGCTGCATTTCTTTTGGGGGCTCTTTGTTCAGGTATTGCAGGGTATGTTGGGATGTGGGTGTCAGTTCGTGCAAATGTACGAGTCTCTAGTGCTGCAAGACGGTCTGCAAGGGAAGCATTGCAG ATAGCTGTTCGTGCTGGTGGTTTCTCTGCCTTGGTTGTTGTTGGTATGGCTGTAATTGGCATTGCCATCCTTTACTCCACATTTTATGTTTGGTTGCGGGTGGATTCGTTGGATTCAATGAAGGTTATTGATT TGCCTCTTCTCCTGGTGGGTTATGGTTTTGGAGCTTCTTTTGTTGCTCTGTTTGCTCAGTTGGGAGGTGGAATTTTCACAAAAGCAGCCGATGTTGGGGCTGATCTTGTTGGTAAAGTAGAGCAAGGAATACCAGAAGATGATCCTAGGAATCCTGCTGTTATTGCAGATCTG GTTGGAGATAATGTGGGTGATTGTGCGGCTCGAGGTGCTGATCTTTTTGAAAGTATTGCAGCTGAAATAATTAGTGCTATGATACTTGGGGGAACAATGGCCAAGCAGTGTAAAATTGAAG ATCCATCAGGCTTCATCTTGTTTCCTCTTGTTGTTCACTCTTTTGACCTTGTGATTTCATCGATTGGAATACTGTCAATCAGGGGTACAAGGAACTCTGGCTCAAAGTCTCCTATTGAAGATCCAATGGCAATTCTTCAAAAAGGATATAATCTTACGATAGTGTTATCTGTTCTGACATTTGGTTTG TCCACCCGTTGGTTGCTTTACACTGAACGAGCTCCTTCTGCATGGTTCAACTTTGCTCTTTGTGGGTTGGTCGGTATCATTACCGCATATGTTTTCGTTTCGATTACCAAGTACTATACTGACTACAAGCATGAGCCTGTACGCACATTAGCCCTTGCGAGCTCCACAGGTCATGCGACTAATATAATTGCTGGAGTCAGTTTGGGCCTGGAATCAACAGCTCTTCCTGTTCTTGTCATTAGTATATCTATTGTTTCAGCTTTCTGGCTGGGTCAGACATCCGGTCTATTGGATGAAGCTGGAAATCCAACTGGCGGGCTCTTTGGCACTGCTGTAGCAACAATGGGAATGCTCAGCACTGCTGCCTATATTCTTACCATGGATATGTTTGGTCCAATAGCAGATAATGCTGGTGGAATTGTAGAGATGAGTCAGCAG CCAGAAAGTGTTCGTGAGATCACTGATGTGCTTGATGCAGTAGGGAACACAACAAAAGCTACAACCAAAGGATTTGCCATTGGTTCTGCAGCCCTTGCGTCTTTCCTCCTGTTTAGTGCTTATATGGATGAGGTAGCTGCATTTGCTCAGGAACCTTTTAAACAG GTTGATATTGCCATTCCAGAAGTTTTTGTTGGTGGATTGTTGGGCTCCATgcttatttttctatttagtGCATGGGCCTGTTCTGCAGTTGGCCGAACTGCTCAAGAAGTTGTGAATGAAGTAAGGAGACAGTTTATTGAGAGGCCTGGTATAATG GACTACAAGGAGAAACCAGATTATGGTCGCTGTGTTGCTATTGTAGCATCGGCTTCTCTGAGGGAGATGATAAAACCTGGTGCTTTGGCTATTGTTTCACCTATTGTTGTTG GTCTCTCGTTCCGGATTTTGGGTTACTATACTGGGCATCCTCTACTTGGGGCTAAAGTAGTGGCCGCCATGCTCATGTTTGCCACAGTTTCTGGCATTCTTATGGCTCTTTTCCTGAACACAGCTGGTGGTGCCTGGGATAATGCAAAGAAGTATATAGAAACAGGGGCCCTCGGAGGCAAGGGGAGTGATTGTCATAAAGCAGCAGTTACTGGAGATAC TGTGGGAGACCCATTCAAAGACACGGCTGGACCTTCTCTTCATGTGCTCATAAAGATGCTTGCAACCATTACGCTTGTCATGGCTCCAATTTTTCTGTGA
- the LOC121247645 gene encoding uncharacterized protein LOC121247645, with product MNFFKVKTFSKARKPGTEKDLEDKPVPQPEEPEIENGGNDLSKSATADPAAEAEDDDDDFITNEVKRRLKELRRNSFMVLIPEEESCAEEEEEEEEEEEGETSSSDWRDVEAEARLWWGGFDAVYDKYCERMLFFDRMSARQLDEVGKGCLTGSQASATPSPRSASKKLTSPLRCLSLKKIEEPDDETEHLQQPCHDSYQDIETAYVAQICLAWEALHCQYAQLIQKITCQPDNPTCYNYSAQQFQQFQVLLQRFIENEPFEEGLRAEIYARSRNLLPKLLQVSNIKGLDKRETEEESTDLTVLAPDLIRIIESSILTFHSFVKMEKKKSSGAGNLFGNQNQIAIPLQQVQSSLEKKGIKLKELRKRRKGWKKKSWPQTDEDVQLFFSLIDVKILSRVLRMVRITKEQLLWCEEKLKKLDLSDGKLRRDSSPIFFPCQ from the exons ATGAATTTCTTTAAAGTCAAAACATTCAGCAAGGCGCGCAAACCAGGCACAGAAAAAGATTTAGAGGATAAGCCGGTTCCCCAGCCCGAGGAACCAGAGATTGAGAATGGTGGTAATGATTTGAGTAAGTCTGCTACTGCTGATCCTGCTGCTGAAgctgaggatgatgatgatgattttattaCGAATGAGGTGAAGAGGAGGTTGAAAGAACTGAGAAGAAACAGCTTCATGGTGTTGATTCCAGAAGAAGAGTCGTGTgctgaagaggaagaggaagaggaggaggaagaggagggcgAGACAAGCTCTAGTGACTGGAGGGATGTGGAAGCAGAAGCTCGGCTGTGGTGGGGAGGCTTTGATGCTGTGTATGACAAGTACTGTGAGCGAATGCTGTTCTTTGATCGGATGAGCGCGCGGCAGCTTGATGAAGTTGGTAAAG GTTGTCTAACGGGCTCTCAAGCCTCTGCGACTCCATCCCCGAGATCTGCATCTAAGAAGCTTACATCCCCTCTTCGCTGTCTTTCTTTAAAGAAGATTGAAGAACCTGATGACGAAACTGAGCACCTTCAGCAGCCATGTCATGATTCATACCAAGATATTGAAACGGCTTATGTAGCTCAAATCTGCTTGGCTTGGGAAGCCCTACACTGTCAATACGCTCAGTTGATTCAGAAAATCACATGCCAGCCTGATAATCCGACTTGCTATAATTACAGTGCTCAGCAGTTTCAACAATTCCAGGTTCTGTTGCAGAGGTTTATTGAGAATGAGCCCTTTGAGGAGGGTCTGAGGGCAGAAATTTATGCTCGATCAAGGAATCTGTTGCCTAAACTGCTCCAGGTTTCTAATATAAAAG GATTGGATAAAAGAGAAACGGAGGAAGAATCAACAGATCTGACTGTCCTTGCCCCTGATCTCATAAGGATCATTGAGAGCTCAATCCTTACTTTCCACTCGTTCGTgaagatggaaaagaaaaaatcaagcGGCGCTGGTAACCTATTTGGAAATCAGAACCAGATTGCAATCCCTCTTCAACAGGTTCAATCATCACTGGAGAAG AAGGGGATAAAACTGAAGGAACTGCGCAAAAGAAGGAAAGGCTGGAAGAAGAAATCTTGGCCCCAAacagatgaagatgttcagctATTTTTCAGCCTAATTGACGTGAAAATCTTATCCAGAGTTCTCAGAATGGTGAGGATCACCAAGGAGCAGCTGTTGTGGTGtgaagaaaagttgaaaaaactGGATTTATCAGATGGCAAGCTGCGAAGAGATTCCTCTCCCATCTTTTTCCCCTGTCAATAA
- the LOC121245927 gene encoding probable mitochondrial adenine nucleotide transporter BTL1 isoform X2 — protein MAYESQSLKKKSSAGAFGDVLYGMMMLPKETEIEKERNFELGLRVPDFGLVINDFLRTREVGEFVSGALAGAMTKAVLAPLETIRTRMVVGVGSKHIAGSFLEVIEQHGWQGLWAGNAINMVRIIPTQAIELGTFECVKRAMTSAQEKWNQSDCPRVHIGRASLNISLSWISPVAVAGAAAGIVSTLVCHPLEVLKDRMTVSREVYPSLSIAISKIYKDGGIGAFYAGISPTLIGMLPYSTCYYYMYEKLKKSYCQAKNKKSLNRPEMLLVGALAGFTASTISFPLEVARKRLMVGALEGKCPPHMAAALSEVIREEGLRGLYRGWGASCLKVMPSSGITWMFYEAWKDILLVDKGHL, from the exons atggcatatGAATCGCAGTCGCTGAAGAAGAAGAGCTCCGCCGGGGCTTTTGGAGACGTGTTGTACGGTATGATGATGCTTCCCAAAGAGACTGAAATCGAGAAGGAGAGAAATTTCGAGCTTGGATTGCGAGTTCCAGACTTCGGGCTTGTCATCAAC GATTTCTTGCGGACCAGGGAAGTTGGTGAGTTTGTTAGTGGGGCTTTAGCAGGAGCCATGACCAAAGCTGTACTTGCTCCTCTTGAGACCATCAG GACAAGAATGGTGGTTGGTGTTGGATCCAAACACATTGCCGGTAGTTTCCTTGAGGTGATTGAGCAGCATGGTTGGCAAGGATTATGGGCTGGGAATGCAATCAATATGGTCCGTATAATCCCTACCCAGGCAATTGAGCTTGGGACATTTGAATGCGTAAAACGAGCAATGACATCTGCACAAGAGAAATGGAATCAATCCGACTGCCCGAGGGTGCATATTGGTCGTGCCAGCTTGAATATTTCTCTCTCCTGGATTTCTCCGGTGGCTGTGGCCGGTGCAGCTGCTGGAATTGTTAGCACGCTTGTGTGCCATCCCCTTGAAGTTTTAAAG GATCGGATGACTGTCAGTCGTGAGGTATACCCTAGTTTAAGCATTGCAATTAGCAAAATTTACAAGGATGGTGGGATAGGTGCCTTCTATGCCGGAATCTCTCCTACACTGATTGGCATGCTTCCGTACAGTACTTGTTACTATTATATGTAcgaaaaattgaagaaatcttACTGCCAAGCCAAAAATAAGAAGTCTCTAAATCGTCCAGAGATGCTCCTGGTTGGAGCTCTTGCAG GTTTTACTGCTAGTACAATTAGTTTTCCACTGGAGGTGGCCAGGAAAAGGCTAATGGTGGGAGCTCTAGAGGGCAAGTGCCCACCCCACATGGCAGCAGCACTCTCAGAAGTCATCCGGGAGGAAGGACTGAGGGGACTCTACAGAGGATGGGGTGCTAGTTGTTTAAAGGTCATGCCATCCTCTGGCATCACCTGGATGTTTTATGAAGCTTGGAAAGACATATTGCTAGTTGATAAAGGTCATCTATGA
- the LOC121245929 gene encoding protein SMALL AUXIN UP-REGULATED RNA 10-like, protein MDSNKSNKSNKIRDIVRLQQILKKWKKLANAPKNSSNSISSATSSSSSSSSSSTTSNGSKSIKFILKRTLSFSDVSGASNDVVPKGFLAVCVGKELKRFIIPTQYLGHQAFGMLLREAEEEFGFQQEGVLKIPCQVSVFEKILKVVEEKRSEAVLHLHDQLGFDADKIGCYSPDHCELTPSNHPQMCR, encoded by the coding sequence ATGGATTCAAACAAATCCAACAAGTCTAACAAGATCAGAGATATTGTCAGGCTTCAACAGATCCTCAAGAAGTGGAAAAAGCTTGCAAATGCTCCAAAAAACAGCTCTAATTCTATTTCTTCTGCTACTtccagcagcagcagcagcagtagtAGTAGTACCACTAGCAATGGCAGTAAGAGCATCAAATTCATCCTGAAGagaacactctccttctcaGATGTTTCGGGGGCTTCCAATGATGTCGTGCCGAAAGGCTTTCTTGCCGTTTGTGTAGGGAAGGAGCTGAAGAGATTCATCATCCCAACACAGTACTTGGGTCACCAAGCATTTGGGATGTTACTGCGAGAAGCCGAAGAAGAATTTGGCTTTCAGCAAGAAGGAGTGCTCAAGATTCCCTGCCAAGTGTCTGTGTTCGAGAAAATCTTGAAGGTCGTTGAGGAGAAAAGATCAGAGGCAGTGCTTCACCTGCATGATCAGCTTGGTTTCGATGCAGACAAGATTGGGTGCTACTCACCGGATCATTGTGAGCTTACACCCTCTAATCATCCTCAAATGTGTAGATGA
- the LOC121245930 gene encoding reticulon-like protein B22 encodes MDSNTVTDSKNNNNKSKESRQRRKSQVGMPLILLVTGTLVYYHCAYRKASFLSLVSDVLIVLLCSLAILGLLFRQINISVPVDPLEWQISQDTANSIAARLANTVGAAESVLRVAATGHDKRLFFKVVACLYILSALGRFVSGVTVAYAGLCLFCVYLLAVKSQSIGPCMSQFPRGRNGTTSEQEII; translated from the exons ATGGATAGCAATACCGTTACTGATAGCAAGAACAACAATAACAAGAGCAAAGAGAGCAGACAAAGGAGGAAGAGCCAAGTTGGGATGCCATTGATTCTGCTTGTAACCGGTACCTTGGTGTACTACCACTGCGCCTATCGGAAAGCCAGCTTTCTCTCCTTAGTCTCCGACGTCCTCATCGTCCTCCTCTGCTCCCTCGCCATCCTTGGCCTCCTCTTCCGCCAAATTAACATCTC CGTACCCGTGGATCCACTTGAGTGGCAGATTTCTCAGGACACTGCTAATAGCATTGCCGCGCGTTTAGCTAATACCGTAGGAGCTGCTGAGTCTGTTTTGAGGGTTGCTGCAACGGGGCATGACAAAAGGCTATTTTTCAAG GTGGTAGCCTGTCTTTATATTCTATCAGCTTTGGGACGATTCGTTTCTGGTGTTACAGTTGCCTATGCTG GGTTGTGCTTGTTTTGTGTGTACCTGTTGGCAGTGAAGTCTCAATCAATCGGCCCATGCATGTCTCAGTTTCCAAGGGGAAGAAATGGCACTACTTCAGAGCAGGAGATCATCTAG
- the LOC121245927 gene encoding probable mitochondrial adenine nucleotide transporter BTL1 isoform X1, giving the protein MCPKSSSRSESLKKKSSAGAFGDVLYGMMMLPKETEIEKERNFELGLRVPDFGLVINDFLRTREVGEFVSGALAGAMTKAVLAPLETIRTRMVVGVGSKHIAGSFLEVIEQHGWQGLWAGNAINMVRIIPTQAIELGTFECVKRAMTSAQEKWNQSDCPRVHIGRASLNISLSWISPVAVAGAAAGIVSTLVCHPLEVLKDRMTVSREVYPSLSIAISKIYKDGGIGAFYAGISPTLIGMLPYSTCYYYMYEKLKKSYCQAKNKKSLNRPEMLLVGALAGFTASTISFPLEVARKRLMVGALEGKCPPHMAAALSEVIREEGLRGLYRGWGASCLKVMPSSGITWMFYEAWKDILLVDKGHL; this is encoded by the exons ATGTGCCCAAAATCCTCGTCCCGCTCCGAG TCGCTGAAGAAGAAGAGCTCCGCCGGGGCTTTTGGAGACGTGTTGTACGGTATGATGATGCTTCCCAAAGAGACTGAAATCGAGAAGGAGAGAAATTTCGAGCTTGGATTGCGAGTTCCAGACTTCGGGCTTGTCATCAAC GATTTCTTGCGGACCAGGGAAGTTGGTGAGTTTGTTAGTGGGGCTTTAGCAGGAGCCATGACCAAAGCTGTACTTGCTCCTCTTGAGACCATCAG GACAAGAATGGTGGTTGGTGTTGGATCCAAACACATTGCCGGTAGTTTCCTTGAGGTGATTGAGCAGCATGGTTGGCAAGGATTATGGGCTGGGAATGCAATCAATATGGTCCGTATAATCCCTACCCAGGCAATTGAGCTTGGGACATTTGAATGCGTAAAACGAGCAATGACATCTGCACAAGAGAAATGGAATCAATCCGACTGCCCGAGGGTGCATATTGGTCGTGCCAGCTTGAATATTTCTCTCTCCTGGATTTCTCCGGTGGCTGTGGCCGGTGCAGCTGCTGGAATTGTTAGCACGCTTGTGTGCCATCCCCTTGAAGTTTTAAAG GATCGGATGACTGTCAGTCGTGAGGTATACCCTAGTTTAAGCATTGCAATTAGCAAAATTTACAAGGATGGTGGGATAGGTGCCTTCTATGCCGGAATCTCTCCTACACTGATTGGCATGCTTCCGTACAGTACTTGTTACTATTATATGTAcgaaaaattgaagaaatcttACTGCCAAGCCAAAAATAAGAAGTCTCTAAATCGTCCAGAGATGCTCCTGGTTGGAGCTCTTGCAG GTTTTACTGCTAGTACAATTAGTTTTCCACTGGAGGTGGCCAGGAAAAGGCTAATGGTGGGAGCTCTAGAGGGCAAGTGCCCACCCCACATGGCAGCAGCACTCTCAGAAGTCATCCGGGAGGAAGGACTGAGGGGACTCTACAGAGGATGGGGTGCTAGTTGTTTAAAGGTCATGCCATCCTCTGGCATCACCTGGATGTTTTATGAAGCTTGGAAAGACATATTGCTAGTTGATAAAGGTCATCTATGA
- the LOC121245925 gene encoding vacuolar-processing enzyme-like, whose protein sequence is MNPGYGALAFVFLTLSCLVCGNNTADMMISGKRWAVLVAGSRGYENYRHQADVCHAYQVLKKGGLSDENIVVFMYDDIAFHSNNPRPGVIINKPNGDDVYEGVPKDYTGLDANAHNFYAVILGNKSAVSGGSGKVVDSEPNDTIFIYFSDHGSPGVLGMPTGSNVYAKDLIDVLKKKHAAKTYKSLVFYLEACESGSIFEGLLPKDINIYATTAANAVENSWGTYCPGEHPSPPREYDTCLGDLYSISWMEDCDKHDLRKETLGQQYQVVRRRTASENVGYSSHVMQYGSAGLSNDPLFSYIGTNPANDNYTFAEYASSPPTLRVVSQRDADLLHFWYRYHKAPAGSHQKLEAQKLLFDEITHRKHVDYTINQIGKLLFSDGNSSMVLESVRPIGQPLVDDWDCLKMIVRTYEKYCGSLSNYGKKYTRVFANMCNFGVTLEQVLLASIQTCSVPPPA, encoded by the exons ATGAATCCTGGTTATGGAGCATTAGCGTTTGTATTTCTCACACTTTCATGTCTGGTTTGTGGCAATAACACCGCTGATATGATGATCAGCGGGAAGAGATGGGCGGTTCTAGTCGCCGGTTCACGTGGTTATGAAAATTACAGACATcag GCCGATGTATGCCATGCATACCAGGTACTGAAGAAAGGAGGGTTAAGCGATGAAAATATCGTGGTTTTCATGTACGACGACATTGCATTCCACTCGAACAACCCGAGGCCTGGTGTCATCATCAACAAACCAAATGGCGATGACGTTTATGAAGGAGTCCCCAAG GATTATACAGGACTTGATGCTAATGCGCATAACTTTTATGCTGTAATTCTTGGAAACAAAAGTGCTGTTTCTGGAGGTAGTGGTAAGGTTGTGGATAGCGAACCAAATGAcactattttcatatattttagcGACCATGGCAGTCCTGGGGTACTCG GGATGCCTACTGGAAGTAATGTTTATGCCAAAGATCTTATCGATGTTTTGAAGAAGAAGCATGCTGCAAAAACATACAAAAGcttg GTATTTTACCTCGAAGCTTGTGAGTCCGGGAGTATTTTCGAGGGCCTTCTTCCAAAAGATATAAACATATATGCAACTACAGCAGCAAATGCAGTCGAAAATAGCTGGGGAACATATTGTCCTGGTGAACATCCTAGTCCTCCTCGAGAATATGACACCTGTTTGGGAGACTTGTATAGCATTTCTTGGATGGAGGAttg TGACAAACATGATTTGCGCAAGGAAACTTTGGGTCAGCAATATCAAGtg GTTCGGAGGAGAACAGCATCAGAAAATGTAGGATATAGTTCTCATGTAATGCAATATGGAAGTGCAGGACTTAGTAATGATCCCCTCTTCTCATACATTGGTACAAATCCTGCAAACGATAACTATACTTTTGCTGAATATGCCTCTTCACCACCAACTTTGCGGGTTGTTAGCCAACGTGATGCAGATCTTCTTCATTTCTGGTACAGg TACCATAAAGCACCCGCGGGCTCTCATCAGAAGCTTGAAGCTCAAAAGCTACTGTTTGATGAAATTACCCACAGAAAACATGTGGACTACACTATAAATCAAATTGGGAAGCTTTTGTTTTCAGATGGTAATAGCTCAATGGTGTTGGAATCTGTTCGGCCAATTGGGCAACCTCTTGTGGATGACTGGGATTGTTTGAAGATGATT GTAAGAACCTATGAGAAATATTGCGGATCATTATCAAATTATGGGAAGAAATACACGCGAGTTTTTGCCAACATGTGCAATTTTGGGGTTACCTTGGAGCAAGTACTTTTGGCATCGATTCAAACTTGTTCTGTGCCACCCCCTGCTTAG